AATGAATTAACAGATGCGCTCAATCGTGAATGTCCTGCCCCCCGTGACCTCTCCCCGTGTTGGCAGCCAGGGCTCCCTGCTCActcactgcctccaggaaactgCAAAACACAGAGGCCCCTTTATATTCCTCAGCTTCACTACGTCTAGGCCACGGCATAGAGAACAGCCACAGAAGGATGCTCAGCGGCTAGTGAAGGCTGCCCTGACCCTCACATCCGCGCCTGGAGCCCGGCTCCTGAAGGCTGCTGTGCTTCCGAATCGCAGGGACCCTGTGAAAGTGTAGATTCTGACTCTCCGATCTGAGGGGGTGCCTGAGAGTCTCGCTCCTTCGAGCTCCAGAGCAGTGCTGGAGTGCTCGTCGTGGACCACACCGAGAACCAGGCTCTCAAAGCCGCActgcccaatatggtagccaaTAGTTACTTAAAATtacatctaaaatttaaattaattggaTGAGAGTTAAATGAAACTAACACTTTAGACCCTCTGTCTCCCTAGCTAAATTCCCCATGCTCAGTGCCTCACGCGGCAGCACAGACGCGGAGCCCTGCCACCCCTGCAGAACGTTCTCCTGGACAGCCCTGTGGGGGCGAGGAGAAGAGGAGTAAGCAGTGGTCGTCCCAGAGCAGTGGCCCAAGCCCGAGATGAAGCCATTCCTGGAGCTCCACAGGGGCTCAGTGCTCCTTCATAGTCCTGCCGGGACACAGAGGATTTCTGGTGAGAAGGCCGGGGCACACGGTGCAGCTACGGAATAGATTGAGGCCACTGTCCATGTGTCCCCCAGGTTTCCCTGGAGGCGAGAGAGTGGAGATGCAGCCTGCATTCATGGGAGGCGTTGGCGACACTGGGTGGGCTCGTCCAGAGAGCCACACCACCCCTAGCTGGAGAAGGCGCCCCTTCCTACGCATGGATCTGACGCTGGGAAACGAAATGGCTGGCTCCTCAGGGACAAGCTTCTGCCTGCTCTTCCTACTGCAGGTGGGAGCTCGCTGCTCTGCTGGCAGCAGGCCACTGGCTGATCTCCCCCCAGAGCGGGCTGCAGGCTTCGTGTGCACCAACGAAAGCACGCTGTCCCAGGCACAGGAGGTGACATCCgtcactttccttctgtttccGACCGCGAGGGGTCAGTGGTCTCTGGGACCCTGTTCCTTTGATTAGGCCCGTGCTGTCATTACTGTGATAGTCTTGtaaggttccaatttcttcaagTTACCTACCCTCACAGACACTCTTCTGGGATGTGCGTACCAAGCACGAGGTAGGCAGACTCTAAGAGACGCCATTGATCTTGTGTAaccccttctccctgtgtgtgagTGGATCCTAGAGCCCCCTTCTAACAAAGAGAGTACAGCAAAAGTGGTGGGATGTCACTTCCCAGATTCGGAACCATGGACGGCCTCTGACCAACAGCCCacgaggaactgaatcctgccgaGGACCATGGCAGTCGGTGTAACGGCAGATCCTTTACCAGAGGCTTGAGTTGAGAGCCCAGTGGAAGCTTGACTGTGGCCTGCAAGGGGCCCTGGGCCAGAAACACCAGCTAAACTGCTCCCAGATTCCCCAGCCACAGACACTATGTAAGATGATATATGGGCATTGTTTTGAGCTGCTGAACtgtgggataatttgttatgcagcagcaGACAGCTGACACAGGCAGGGAAGTCTGATGTGGGATGAAAGATGAGGAAGGTTTGGAACTGGAACAACTGTGGCCCAGAGGTTGTGAGagccaggaaaggagaaataggatGTGCTGACAATAGGCTGGACGTCATCAGAGTGCTACCTCAGCACCATCATTGCcagtgggaggaaaggaagggaggtgCCCCTCGAGGTCACCAAGGCCGGGCCCAGCACTGCAAGCATGGCAGACGGCAGAGGCATGCCCAGACAGGGCTGAGCCTCATCACCAGGAGCACCACCCCAACCTGAGCACAAGGGCAAGACTAGAAACTTCCACCTTCGACACCCACCTTGTGCCTCAaccccctcccaggccctgatGAGATTTTTGAGCCAAAGGACCTACCCCAGCTCGCAGGGCTGGCCGCACCTCCAGGGAGAGAGGCAAGGGATGCTTCAGCTGCCAGCTCGCCGGGCCACATGGGCACTCTCCCTTCTGTTTACACCTGCCGAGTCCCACACCgactgcctggaatgccctccctcTCCCAGAATCCTGTCACGATGGACATCTGTCCTTATTTTTGGCCACATGTGAACTTCCTTCCCGAGTGTGGCAGATGGCACCTGTGGCCACGATCCTCCGCATCTCTTTACCACAAGACTTTGTAGCTTCTCCCATCACAAGGTGGGGTTTATTCCCCAACCCCTTGAGTCTGGGCTCGCCTTATGACTGACCTGACCATAGAAGGCAACAAAGCCATGCTGTTCCAGCTGTGAGATTAGCCTTCAGGGGGCCTTGTGCAAACCCAAGCTCACTTTCTGGAACCAGCTGCCACCTTGTGAACATCTTCAGGCTGGTCACCTGAGGATGAGAATGACAGCTGTAGAACAAGCCTTCCAGCCGAGGTGTCCTGGACCAGCCACGCCAGCCGTGTCAGCAGCTGCCCAGGGACGCGTGTGAGCCCAGCCGCACCCAGCTGGTCTCAGCCCAATTGCTGACCCCTAGAACCACGGGTAATGAGTAAATAATGGTTATTGTTTAAAGTCACTAAGATTGGGGGTGGTTTGAtacacagcaaaagctaactgatgcCTATGTTGGGATATCCCCACGCTTGGAAAGCAGAGTTTTCCTCCCACCATAGACACTGAAAACTGTGCTGCCCCAGCCCCCTCTACATccaggacacagacacatacaaaGCTACCGCATGTGGTACATTCTATGTGTGGTGCTTCTGgatttgtgcagtgcacaacctgtgcAGACACACAAAATGGCCCTGGAGACCTAGGTACCCAACCAGACCCACCCCTCAGTCTCTGAATGGGGAGCTAGTAAGGTGGGAGACAGCAGCTACAGTCACCTTCCACGGCAACAGTGGCAGCAGcggcaacagcagcagcaggccCGTCTTAAGCATGATTTACGGGCCTTGTTCCCTTCCACAGAGCACCAAGAGGTTTTCCAGTCTTCCCCAAATTCCTGTGAACTCCCAAAAAGCTTTCAACAAATTCCCTTTCCGCTTAAATTAGCCAGACACAGATTTTCTTGATACAGCTAAGAAACACCTCTATCCTTGGTTCAGATCTGCTGAATTGAATTGGGTTATGCCTGATGATCGCCCCTTGGCCCTCACCTGCCACCCCCTGCCCCAAGGAAGCAAGGTGGGTGTACTGTCCAAACCTGTCCCCAGAGGTAGCTGAGCCACATGGGGAGACGGGCAGAGCCATTGTTCAAGTCTGGGTGAGGGGGACGTCCAGACAATGGCTGCCCCAGGGACAAGAACAATGGAGAGCCACATGACATCTGTCAGGAGCTCAGCCTGCCCTTGAAGAAGGCCCCTCCCGTGATCTCCCCTGCACCCAGCCTCTGTGCCCAGTGCTGCAGGGACGTGGACCAGATGAGGAACGGCATCCCCTTCCGAGAGCTTATCTCTCCGCCGACAGTCAGAACCGTCAATCCTTTTCCTGACGAGTCTTTTGTTTGTGGGTCTTGATGGCTGCTGCCACCCTGGGGACACACTCAGACTGAAGATGAGAAATCACATGGAGCGTGCTCCAGTGTTTGTGAAGGAGGTGCCACCACTGGGTCTGGGGTCCAGAGTCCCTCGTCCCCTCCCTGCTGCCGTTTGTTCTTTCCGCATAGCCCCGCTCCCTCGGTCTCTAACTgatcccccctccccccttcctctctctctctctctcacacacacacatccacacacacatacacacgcacgcacacacacatacacacaccacccAAAAGAATTCCCTGGAGCATCTGTGTAGCTGGCAGCTTAGCTGGCCTCGGAATCCTCCACAGCACTGCAAACTCCATGTGGTTTTGTTGGGGACCTCCGTCCCCTCTCACCGCTGGATGGCAGTGTGGACATGCAGATTTGCAGTCACCTGCCGGGTGGCCCCAGGCTGTGTCTCTGTGCTCATCCATCTCAGCCCACGCTTCACGGAGGGCTCTGAAAAAATACGGACACCAGCTCTTTGGCCACGGCTCATTGCAGCTCCTAATAAGCCCCGGCTCTCGCCTCAGCCAGCCCGCCTCCCCCTACTCTGCAAAGCAGCTCCTGCAGTCCACACGATAGGCCCCTTCCCGAAAGCTGGGGGAGTTAAATTAGGGGCAACGGTTCTGACTTCAGGCCCAGTTGCTTACATCCGATCGAGTTTGCTTCACAACGATGATAATCCTATAGAGGCATGTGACCCGGGTACCAGCAAAGGCCTGAGTGCTGTTCCCCTGTGACTGTTAACACAGATCTCTGGGAGCAAAGCTAAGCGAAGGGAGCGACAGGAGGGGATGTGGATCAACTGGTCTCCCTCCAATTTCACGTGAGATTTGAAAGCAATACCAGAGCACAGAGGTGTTTCCATGTGACCTCCTCACCTACACATGAGGaagtgagacccagagaggcGCACAGTGAGCACATAAGCCGGGAGAACTCACTTCTGACCTGCCCAGAATAAAGCCGCGGTCACTCCATTCTGGGTGAGCGAAAGCCATTGCACGGGCAGAGGCGATGACCGCGAGGCTGTTGGAGCTCAGGCTCCTCCCCGGCCCCCCTGCCGTACTACGGTCACCATGCTGCCTCCGTTTTCTGGAACAGGCCCCTACATCCCATAAGCCTTGGGCCCCCATGGACTGGATCTGCCCCTGGGCACAAGGGAGGCATCCATCCTATGAGAGGTGGGGCACCTAGGCCAGCTCATTGCCAGATGACCATTGGGCAATGGATAGGGAATGCCAGGCTGCCCCACAGGCCCGTGACGCCAATCTTCCTGCCCCCACACCTCCCATCCCCGGAGGTGGCTGTGGGGGCTTCAGCAGGAATCTGGAGCGGAACTCTTCTGCTTTAACCCCTCTGCTACCTACTGTAACAGCGCAGCCAGAGGGTCAGCACTTCCCCATGTGTGCTGAGCTCCAGCCCCTGCAGAGCATGTGGAGAGGACCCATTAACACTTGCAGTGGGTCGGTTACAGGACAGGCCCCTGAGCTCAGGGAAGCCCAGCCTTCTCCAGTGGGCGGGCCGCATGCAGCCCTGCCCTCTGAAGGGAGACAGCATCTTTATTATGCTGGACAGTCACCATGCCTGCCCATGGACCTAGAAGCTCTCGGCAGATCTGCCCTTTTCTGCGGGGGCCGGGGGAGGAGACACCGTCTGGTGTTCCCAGGCAGTCCGCCATACAAACACCCTTGGAGGATGGTCTGGAACAGCAGGCAGTCAAGCCTCCCTCGAAAGACCCTCAGGAACAGGGGAGGCCCCTGGAGAACCATCTCACCACAGTCCCCACTAGTTTTCCTTTGTATGTGCacgtttgtgttttctttgaaaaatgaagacgtctattgttttttttactgGAGATTCTGAtgtacaaaaaggaaaagaactatgGTGACTATGGCAGCAGCTCCCGGATGTCCCCAGGCATCCCGCCTCCCGGTGCTCCCCTCTCAGGAAGTCCCCTCCCTGAGCGTGCAGGCTGGACCTGGGGACTGGCTGCTAACAAAGAGAACATGGTGACCATGGGGATGGACGTCACTTCCCAGACCAGGTTACAAAAGACTGGGACTGTCGTGCCTCCTCTCTCGCTCTGGCTCCTCTTTGCCACTCTGACACAGCCAGGGGTCATGTGGGGAGCTGCCCACAGAGAGGTCCACGTGGCTGGGCACTGAGGCTGTCAGTCCGACAGCCCATGAGGACTGAATCCTGCCCACAGCCACATGGCTGACTGCAGCTCGTGAAGCAGAGGCCCCGCTAAGCCCTGGGGAAAGTCCTGggccacagaaactgtgagatggtCATATTTGTGTTGTAccccactaagttttggggtaattcaGGATACAGCAATAGGCAACCACTACAGCTactgaagaaatgaagagaaccCAACAAAACCACACATTCAGCTGTCAAGTttggagaatttatttttctttttcctgaaatctGGGTTTGCAGCAAAGCAAAATTATTTCTACTGGGACAATAGTGAAAAGgaatgtatattttaacacaatttacAGAAACATTGGTCAAAGTTAAGTGGGTTCTATTCCatatagaaattaaaaggaagacaGTAATTTAAGATCCCGCTACCATTGTTTGTACTTAACTATCGTAAtgttcaaagattttattttatagtttggaCAAAGGCAAGAGCAATTCTGAGTAATAATTAAAGAATGAACATTTATGTAATTTTGGCTAAAATACAAGTAATAAACTTTGCTTCCTCAGAAATAACACCCaagaaacacttttttttctccttagcataCACCACTCTCGAAGGTTCAGAAAAAAACAGCCTTTTACTTAAGGAGGCTCTGGGCTTCTCGAGGGGACGATGCTATCGGGAAGAGCTCTCCTGACTACAGAGGGCAGCTCGCCAGCCGCCGCCGTCGTGGAGCGGCCCTGCTAACAACGCTGCAAAAAGCGAAGGTTCAGGAGGCCGGCTGCCCGCTCACACGTGCTCCTTGTCGAACTCGCACATGAAGTGCATGGTGATGTGGCAGGCCACGTCGTTCCAGCCCCCCGAGGCCACCATCTCCACGCAGTCCTCCTCGTCGTAGGCGTTGTTGGGCTCGCCACTGCGCCACTTGTTGAAGGTCTGCATTGGGGAGCGGTCGGAGTAAACGAAGGTGCCCTCCCTCTCCAGGTCGTTGATCCCGATGAAGACGCGGGCGAGGCCGGCCTGCGCGATGTAGGCGGCCATCAGGCCGTTGGCGGTCTCGTCCTTGGGCATGCTCAGCGTGCCTCCTCGCCCTTGGCAGGACAGCTGGGCATCCACGTacctcttctcctccttcacCAGCAGGTAGATCTTATTCTCTGTCTCTCGCACGCCGGCAACAGCTGCGGGGGAGGGCAGTGCTGAAAAGTGAgcacttgcatttctataaacaAACTCAGTGCAcgccacacacacaaaacagacacagacaGCAGGCGGGTGGCAGCGCAGAGAGCTCCATGTCTGCGGCTCAGGGGGCGGGGGCCAGGGAGCGGGGAAGCATCGAGAAGGACATACcattttttatgaattttaactCAGTTGTCAGTTGGGTGACCTGGTTATCCATCTCCCCAATGGCCTTCCGGAGCTGGCTGCACTCACACGGGATGCCTGCGGAGAGCCGGTGATTACAGATTGAAGATCAATCAAGGGGTTGGGCTCAGAAAAGAACTAAGCGCCCCTCCCCCGAATATAAAGGTTATTTCCACAAAGAGACCACGTAGGCCTTCGAGGCCATGATGGAGATGTCGGGTTTTATCCTAAAGGCAAGGAGAAGCCCAGTGGAAGGATTTTAACAGGCAGAGCCAAGATCCGACTTATGTTTTAAGACATCTCCCTGGTTGCCACAGAAGAAAGAACTGGGGGCGCAGGGCCCCGAGAGGAACCAGAGGGTACAGCGGAGGGGTATGACAGCAGCCGAGAGAGCATTGTGCTGGCTTGGCTCAGGGGGGACGGTGAAGATGGGGAGAAGACGAAACATTTGAGAAAAGTGGTGGGGAAAACCAAGAGGACAAATTCGAGCGTAATTGTTTGACTATGCGGGTGAACGGGAAGAAGGCGCTGCAGGAGGCGCCCAGGGACCAGAGTGACTCAGAGGGAGGCGCTGCGATCGCGGAGCCGGAGCTGGGCTGGGAACAGGAGCGCTACACCGACCCCGGAGAATCGGAGTCGACGTGGGGCGGGGTGTAGATTTGCGCTTTGTGGGCATGCGCGGGGGTAGGGGCGGGGCTGGGAAGGATGAGGTGGGGGAGGCCTGAGAGAGCCCCTCCAGGCAACCGCACAGCGGCCGGGACTTCTCCGAAGGCGCAGTGTCGGGGGGCGTTGGGGCAGAAACTGGGGGGCAGGATGTGAAAGTCCCGAATAAAGCGTGCGCGCCCGAGGTCCCGGTGTGGCGCCCCTAGAGGGGCCAGGCGTCAGGGCGGGCTTCCAAATCCTGTTTTGTTTGAAGGTAGGAAAAACGTGACTGTATTTAAATGATGACAGGAGGGGGCTGATGACTGCGTACTAGAGTCTTCCCTGTCTGACGGTGAGGACGTTGAGGCCCGTAAAATGCTGGTCACCGTGGCCAACATCACAGGGCCAGCGAGTCCCAGCCATCTGGGTGAGTCTAGCTCCAAAATCTCACGTTTGTGCCACTCTGGCTAGACCAGAAACCCCTGGAAAAAATTGATCCCTCTGGGGCAGAGGGTCCAGGACACGTGGCCCCTCAACAGGTCCTACCGACTGACTAATAAGCTGAATTTTATCCCAGCGTTGCCAGCTGTCCTCAGATGAGGCGGTTTCTCCCGGCCCCTTGGAGAGGACCCTAGTCTTCCTCCTGTGAAGAGCTCCACTTTGTCAAGAGCCTGCTCGGAACCTCGCTGGGCCTTCACAGGTGCGGGGGTCCATCCAGGCCTTGCTGGCTTGCACCCTCTCCACCAGAACAGGAGCAGTGTctgcccagctcccaggccctgTCCTTTGACTGCTGTGAGCCTGCCTGCGGACCTGTCATCTTTTCCTGCCAAATTCCCACCTTCAGCCCAGCCTTCCAGTCGGAACATGTCTGTTGGAAGTTTGAACCCATCTTCCAAAATCTCAGCCATCCTCCATCTCTTAGAGTCCAAAAcatgccccccgccccccacaacTTCCCACACACAAAGGTCCTTTGCACATGTGGGCATTTGAAACAACGTTTGTTGGGCTTGGGTCTGGGTTTTCTTAATGGAAGTTTTATCAAAGATCAATGttgtcttccagttcactgagGTGGGAGGCACTGAGGCTTTCTGCAGTGATCTCTCCAGAGAGAAGCCAGCATTCGTGTCCTCGTCTTCCTTTCCAAGTGTCTGAGCTGTGGAGGCCTGACTGGCCCCCTCATCTCGCAGTATAGGCCCATCCAAGGGATGTGCTCCCCGTCACACCTCTCACGTGCTGCTGggtcctcttctccccactcagATGTGCTGAGTGTCGGGACGTGGCCGCGAGAGCAGGCTACTGTCACCTCCAGGGACTGAACTCATAGGGGCAAAGCCGTTCCTCAGGCCGCCATTCCCCCCCTTCGTCTCTGCGGTGGTGTGGGAGCTTTTTAAACAAGGgctttttattctgaaatctaATGCCTCTTTTCCCCTGGTTTCTGAGAGTCAAACCTGTCGCAGAGACCACTTTCCGAATGGCACTGACAACGTGAGATCCAGTGGAGATACGATatgtgggagggggagaaagacagGCTGACTCAGCAAGTGGACACCAGGACGTCCCCACAGACACATCAGTCGGGAAGGGACAGTCACCACCCCACCACTGGGAACCACACTGGGTTCCACTGGTTTTCCTTGTGGGTCCTGACTGGCGAGCATATCCGTTGGAGGCAGAAAAGAGGGTTGGGAGAATATTCTAGTTATTCAAACACCGGGTCTTCCTTCTAAATCCAGTATCTGTTAAGCGTCTTTCGTGGTCAACATTTCGTGGGAAAGAAGACTGGAAAGTACAGACCAGTTAGGCCGGTATTTCAGTCATCCAGCCAGAAGTCATGAGAGCCTGAATGAGGTGGTGGCAGCAGGAATAAGAAAAGGGACAGCCGTGCAGTACAGTCTGGCGGGCGACACTGCGGTTGGGGAAGGAGAGGCTGTTGGAGGATGGCCGGCCTACGTAGCCACATGGGAAATGCGTCCCCTGCAGGGAGAGGGGTTGAGGGAAGGTGCGGGCAGCAGGACGAGAGGAGAGGCATGCAGGCAAGTGGACCGATGGGACTGCACTGTGAGGGCCACCATGGAGGTGACGGCCACGTGCAGAAAGAGGAGAGGGTGGCAGGCAGCTCtgcaaagaagagaggaagcagtGGTGGCAAtgggagggcaggcagagaggaCGGGGCGGTTGCCTGTGGCCAGGTCTCAAGGACACTGGGCAGGGATGGTCAGCAGGGAAGCAGGCTAAGTCCATGAGCTGGACTGGGTCCCCGGGGACCTCTGGGGGGAGCCTCAGTGGAGGGAATAGGGAGTGGGCTGCAAGGATGACTGTTCTGAGCGGTTTGGTGGTCAGAGGAAGGGGCAGATCCTGTGGCGCCAGAGAGGTATTCAGAAATGACAACAGCGAGCTCTAGCACGGGAGTATCTGAGCCGAACTGCGTACGAGGCATGATCATCTGTAGTTGGAAAGCAGGCTACAGTCCTAGGAAGGACGTGAAAATCCTCAGGCAGAAGGGGACGGACACTGACATCATCTACAAGAGGGTGTGACAGGCAGGAGAGCGCACGGCACTTACATGTGCTCGTTTTCCAGCCCAGTGCAGTTTTATGTCACGAGTGACACTTTTTTAGTTTGTGTTCTAAAAATCCCTGGACCCTTTATGTCATACCTGGTTCTCCATTAGGGCCCGGGGGTCCAATGTCACCAGAATCTCCTTTTTCAcctgaaagagaaaactgaggtcagagTCACCAAGCAGAGTTGGGACGTGGTTCACGAGCTCAAAAGAGTCAAGGTCAGCACTGTTTTTTCTTGTGTGCAGTGCCCAGAGATTTCTCCCAGACCCTCTTTTTGCTGTGAACTTAGGGAGTGATGATCTATAGATAATTAATTCTTCAGGCTCTATTTATGTGATGTGGAACATATACATACCGTGGGATTTTAGAGATTATCAGACGATCATTCTTTAAGCCAATTCTGGAAAATCCCAGATGTTTCATGGAACACTTTGCAGGTATCATGTCATGAATCCTTAACACCATGAGTAAGTAGCAGCTAAATCTGATGCCACTTCTGTCCCCGTCCCTCATTACAGCAGGAAATTTCAGATGGAACATGTGATCGTGGAGCCGGAGTGGACCTTAGCGACCATCTAGTCCAGACAGAGTAAAGAGTACCCATGACCTTTGAGGTCGGAGTCCTCCTGACCCCTCTCTGAGAGGCACATGGCGTCCTAGGAGGGTTCAGCCACTGGGAGACCTGGGCTCCATCTCCTCTGAGACAGGACACTGCCCTCCATGTCTGCCAACTTCTAAAACAAGGGGGTTGAATGAAATCCTGCAACTAAGCTTTCTTGCTATTCTAAAATTAGAACGTGAATAGTTATATTAAAGTCACAGGAATGTCCTCAAGcattgtcttccttctccctgagaGAACCCGAGTGTCTCAGCTGGCATGGGACAGTGAGGGGGCAGCGACTCTTCTGTCTATGTAGACGCATAGTCCATTTCCCTGGGGAGGGAGCGCACTTGGCAGGCTCCTTCCAACTGATGCCTTTGTGGTCTTTTATCAGCGTCAGgggtttgaaaaccactgaaagGTCAACTTGACCAGGACCTGGGATGGAAATCTCAAAGATGAAGCAAATCAAGTAAGCTAAGCGGAATAAGGGTCTTTCTAGCACGCTTTCCCTTGGTGAGACATGACATTTATCCAGAGCACATGCTGTACATTAAAAGCAAACACATCCCTATTCATACGCCAATATCCAttgcattcttcacaatagctaaaaggtgggcacaacccaaatgtccaccaacagatgcatggataaataaaatgtgctccATCGATGCAATAGagtattatttagccttaaaaaggaaggaaattctgacatatgctacgacacagatgaaccttgaaaatagtatactaagtgacataagtcagacacGAAAAGACAAAtctggtatgattccatttagctgaaatacctagaataggcaaattcatagagacagaaagcagagtagCGGTttcccagggctggagggaggggatggggagtcaTTGCTTCATGAGTTTGGGGTTTCTCTTTGGGATGATGAAGACGTTTTGGAAGTCGATAGCGGTGATAACTGTACAATATGGCAAATGTACTTAATATCACTGAGTTATACACTTAAAATAGTTAAAGCGGCAAATattatgttacaaatattttgccacaatgtttttaaagttctgcAAAGCATCCGTATCCCCCTTTACACCTTGCGTATCTGTGCTCGTTAGTGAGTCAGCCATCCCTGGGGCACGTGCCGCCTACAGCTTTGCCAGGAGGAGCGAGCAGCTCAGCTGAGCTGGCCGCACTCTCCATTACACTCCTGGCCAGGCCCCCTCCTGTGAGGGATGAGCTGGGCTTCGGGGAGGTCTGTGGCAACCAATCAGAACAAACCACTTGAACCCAATCACAGCTCAAACC
This genomic interval from Equus quagga isolate Etosha38 chromosome 5, UCLA_HA_Equagga_1.0, whole genome shotgun sequence contains the following:
- the COLEC11 gene encoding collectin-11 isoform X1, encoding MKRGLALISLAFLSLLPAGCPQQPADDACSVQILVPGLKGDAGEKGDKGAPGRPGRVGPTGEKGDVGDKGQKGSVGRHGKIGPIGSKGEKGDSGDIGPPGPNGEPGIPCECSQLRKAIGEMDNQVTQLTTELKFIKNALPSPAAVAGVRETENKIYLLVKEEKRYVDAQLSCQGRGGTLSMPKDETANGLMAAYIAQAGLARVFIGINDLEREGTFVYSDRSPMQTFNKWRSGEPNNAYDEEDCVEMVASGGWNDVACHITMHFMCEFDKEHV
- the COLEC11 gene encoding collectin-11 isoform X2; its protein translation is MKRGLALISLAFLSLLPAGCPQQPADDACSVQILVPGLKGDAGEKGDKGAPGRPGRVGPTGEKGDVGDKGQKGSVGRHGKIGPIGSKGEKGDSGDIGPPGPNGEPGIPCECSQLRKAIGEMDNQVTQLTTELKFIKNAVAGVRETENKIYLLVKEEKRYVDAQLSCQGRGGTLSMPKDETANGLMAAYIAQAGLARVFIGINDLEREGTFVYSDRSPMQTFNKWRSGEPNNAYDEEDCVEMVASGGWNDVACHITMHFMCEFDKEHV